In Oreochromis aureus strain Israel breed Guangdong linkage group 17, ZZ_aureus, whole genome shotgun sequence, the genomic stretch tattttcgctcaaaaacacagtgtactttatgtaaacaaggtctggtggcccttaaatgtgtaatgttgggtaaattttgtgttaatgtgttggtcttaagtaaaactaaggtgtaacactgaattgattgacaatttataatttatactttaaaaacactcaaatgaagtggggacatttttgacccctgaggacaacaggtgtgattatgtgctgccatttaaaaattataaacacttcaaaaaactttctcactaaagttcaacatacagcactctgtagttagtcagatagtcaaaattatctaaaaaattaaatattacattgtctcatttattttttgctcaaaaacacagtgtactttatgtaaacaaggtctggtggccctaaaatgtaaaatgttgggtaaattttgtgttaatgtgttggtcttaagtaaaactaaggtgtaacactgaattgattgacaatttataatttatattttaaaaaacagtcaaatgaagtggggatTTTTTGACCCTGAGGAcaacaggtgtgattatgtgctgccatttaaaaatgttaaatggttcaaaaacaaatttttcactaaagttcaacatacagcactctgtagttagtcagatagtcaaaattatctaaacaattaaatattttattttcttgttttatttccgCTTAAAAAACAGGGTGTATTTtttgtaaacaaggtctggtggccctaaaatgtgtaatgttgggtaaattttgtgttaatgtgttggtcttaagtaaaactaagatgtaacactgaattgattgacaatttatactttatactttaaaaaacactcaaatgaagtggggacatttttgacccctgaggacaacAGCTGTATGGAAATCGGGAGGACATTATGAGGGTTAAACAGTATAACTGACTCAGCTCAGAAGATCATTTTTCCATCATGAACACCAAGCTAACCAAAAGCAGGCAGAGAGCCATCTGCTCTGAGCTGGGGAGAGTCAGGCTGCAGCTGCTGTACAAGGCCAGCGTCCACGGCTTCACCGGTGAAGCATTTCACCAACAATGTGACCACCGCTCTCCCACTGTGTCCGTGGGCTACAACAACTCTGGTTTTGTGTTTGGAGGCTACACCAAACAACCTTTTAATCAGTCTGGAGGGTTTGTGAATGATGataaagcttttctttttaccttcacTGGGGAGCAGCTCCTCAAGTATCCCGTCACTGGTCCTGAAAATGCAGTGAAAATGATCGGAAACTCTGGACCTTATTTTGGAGAAGCACTGGTTCTTGTCCATGGAAGCAAACCAGTAGCGTACAGCAGTCCAGGAGATGATTACAACTTCACGGCTGAAGAGATGCATGGCAATGATCTCAACCTGACAGAGTGTGAAGTCTACCAAGTGGAGGGTAAGTCCACTAGTATGATTACCGTCCATCTGCATAATTTAtcccaaaaataaaataacttttagtaataataataataataacaggtATCACAAGTTGTACTCTTGCCCCCTAACAGGGCTTTAATCATTCCCTCCACCCCCGTCACCCTAAATTGGACACATGGTTAAGAAAATAGATTTCATCACAAGCTCATCCAACCAAAATACTGATGAGCTTATTGCACGGCAAGGGGGTCCATCTTTGACCTGTCTGTCCACAATATTCAAGACCCGCTAGTCCTCCAAGAGAGTATTAGTCGAATTTTAAGGACACCTGCAAACATTTGCCCCAAACTGCATTCAAGGTCAAAGTTACATTTATGGTTTTGTGATGCATTGTGAGCCGGATGAGCGGCTGCAGCACTGATGTcctggtttgtttttgctcttgAACAGAAAGCACTGAACTTGAGAGGCCATGGAGGACGATAATGTGGGAGTCTGAGTAAGTGTGACGGAGCCACCGTCCTGACCGTGCTActaatatttattacttttgtacAACACACTGATCTACAAACAGTTGGAAGAATATGTTAATCAGTTGGCTGCAATGACATGATATTATATATACTGACACACAGGCTGCTATATTACAGTTGTTGCAAAGGTTCTCCATCTCatcatgctgctgagtgactgctgctcgtcaaacacatttcattgcaatgttgaccctgtgctaacttgcatatgacaaataaaactgaaactgaaactccTCGTTTGTGCAGGAAGAGGGAGGAGCTGATTGAGAGCATTAAGAGCTACAAACCCACAGTCAGCTCTGTGACCCAGGCTCGGGTTTTGCTCATCGGACCAGTCGGAGCTGGAAAGTCCAGCTTCTTTAACTCTGTCAACTCTGTATTCAGAGGCCACGTCACCAGCCAGGCCATATCTGGCTCCTCCTCCACCAGCCTCACCACACAGGTGATTGATTATTGTGACTGATTTCAGTGGTCCCCTTTCTGTGCGCTGTGGTCTAATCGCTTTGTGTCCAACAGTTTCGCTCGTACTCTGTGAAAGCTGGGCGTGAAGGGAAACCTCTGCCGATAATCTTGTGCGATACGATGGGGCTGGAGGAGAGCAAAGGGGCGGGGCTTGACATTGATGACCTGAACAGCATCCTCAAAGGTCACCTGCCCGACTGTTATCAGGTGCTGCATTAAATCAGCAGGATACTAACAGTGATTTGTCAGCAGTCGGCTCAAACTGTGTCTCCGTTTCTCCTCTAGTTCAACCCTTCAGCTCCTCTGCATCCTGAGGCCCACGGCTATCGCAAGTCTCCTGGACTTAAACACAAGATCCACTCTGTGGTTTATGTCATTGATAGCTGTAAGATCTCCATCATGCCCACGGGGCTGGAGGAGAAACTGGACGCCATCCGCAGAAAGGTCAACTTAATGGGTCAGTAGAACCGAGTGCAATCATTACAGCTGTTTCCCTTCATACAGATACAGCCACTCAAAGCTGCTACTTTCAGCCAGAGGTCAGCAGGCCGACCGTTAATTCTCAGCCACCAATCAGCCGCTGGGAGTCCCGCCTCCTATCTGCCATAAACACGCACCTTTCACTCAATTGCAGAGTGGCACCAAGAGATGGCGCTTTCTTCAAATAAACTTTGACTTGGATAGTTAACTATAGGATGAGTCTTTACCTTGTAATAtagattaaataataaatacataaataagacTAAATTGAAATTCAACCCTTTTTATAGCTTTCGTTGTAAACCTCTTCACCTGTTAGTTAATGGATAAAACTTTACAGTCAGTAAGACACTCAGATATTTTACACTGAAAATCACCAAAACTTTTTCCAGTAAACAGATTTTCATTCATCCATTtcaatctaatctaataaatcgatacaatttaaaagaaaattaaatacagaaaaataatattCTTCCTCACAGATCCCAGACTAGATGTAATTGGCCTCGCTAGAAGTCTGACCAGCTACAGCTAAACATGAACCCAGGAAGTGCAGACAGTAGATGAAATCTTATGAAGTTtactgtttctttcattttgtgaaaCTGCAACAATAAAGCATATACAGAAATGTACATTACTTATCTCTGCTGTTAACAACAATATGTGCCTTAAACCAATGACCTAACAATGCGATTGAGAAGCTAGCATGACGATTAGCACCGTAAATTAGCATATGAACTGGCGATCTCATTTACATATGAATAGCGCATTAAAAACGTGCTAACTGTGATCTATCAAACATCGTGAAACAGCATAGCAAGAAAACATCAACTTCCTGTTTAACTCTTCTTCTACTGTCATAAAATATCGACTTAAAGCGGCCACAGGGTGGCGCATTTTACtaacatttaaaacataaaattaaCCAAGCAGTAAGATAACACGAGATGTGGAGGTGATTTCTGTGACTGGTAGAGCTTCATTTTGCCATTTGTTCTGTTGTTTGCTGGCTTGCTGCTTCTTCAGACCTCGGTTTGATTTATAAGCATGTTCTTCATTATTTCTGTCAGGCTgcagtttaatattttaatttattctttAAATTCTGAAATTGTGTAAAAGTCTCGAGCAACTCATAATTTCTCtatattttgagtttattatgagTTTCATGAAGACTGGGAAGATATCTTTGGAATTGTGGGACAGGACTGAGCCAACAGAAGTAACCTCATGGTGCCTTCCCAAAATTAGACATTAGAAGACTATAAATGCAGTCTATGCTACTATGTGAATTCCATAAATGGAAGATTTTCCTAATTAatattcagtttttgttgtttctgttgAAACCTTCAATTTGTTTCGACGAGGAGAATAAATGGTCTCACAGTTACatcaagattttaaaaaagactaATATTTGGATGTCCGATTTTTTATGAACGCAGCTCTGCAGTGAAACTGTCGAGTAAACCTTAATAAATTAAACGGGCATATTCTGGCTTGTCAGATCTTTCCACCCAGTAGAAATGAGTTCTCCATATTTTTAAGTTACACTCTGTTATAGAGTCAACATCGTGTCACAAGGTTTAACAGCGGCTTTAGTAACATAATAAACGGCATACATTTAAAACCTAAATGTGAAAAGTAatgtaaaaatcaaaaaatattttgtgattcattttattaaaagagaaactCATCAGTGGCTTTCAGGGCTGCTGCTCGTCTTCGTGATCATTAAGAGTTTGAACGCAAACGAAGCGCAGCAGCTGAACAACAAGCACTAAAATGAGAAAGGCAAAAATCTGTCGTTTGAACTTTGTCACAAAGTTAGAAAAAATCCAAAGTAAATGGTTGTTTTGTAACAGTGTTGTGTAGATACTTTGTTTCCGTGTGTTAACATCACTGTTTGAACATCAGTGTGACAGGTCTGCGCTCTCGCACAGCGATTTATCAGACAAATTCTTACATTATTAGTAAAACTGCTGTTAACACGTCTGCGTAATATATttaacatgtatttatttattgatcgTCAGGATTCAGAGGGGTCCTCCAGTTTCACGCATACCCGCTGTTGCTTTTTTCATGACTCTCTCACAGCGCAACGATTTTGAACTATGAAATGCATGACGGAAGTGATAACCTGCAGAACACTTGAGTAAGCAGGCAGGATTACCAGCAGCTTTAAGCACAGAGGCAGCGTCTCCTGGTTCTCTCCTAAAGCTGCTTTCACTTACCTTACTGATCACTTGAAATGTTTAGAACAAAGCGCCACACATACATACCCGATACACAAGACATTACCACCAGATGTTCTTAGCACATCCTTGCTACACAATCAGGCACACCAGGCCTCTCCAGCATCCTCACTCAccaccaggttgtgatcagtGGACAGATCCACTTTGCCAAGTGGTGCCAAGTACCCTAGGAATGACCCTTACCCATATTTGTTATGGACAAACTATGATTAGTATAGAAGTCCTATGGGGACCCCAAGCACTCCTTAGGTTCAGATCTGGAAGGTCATTCCTCTCAGTCACACTTTGCCCCTCAGATGAGAGCGTTCTAGCTTCCCATCCAAAGGCTCCAGAAGGCCAGGTCCTCTGAACTGTCATTAAGCACACAACCATAACCACGTATACCCACAGTGCACACACTGGCTCATCCTCTCTCCTCACCAGAGAGATGAGATTCAAATATGATGATACTGTGAACCATATTTTATGGATCTGGAAATGCAACCCTAAGATTTTGATAACTCACTATGTCAAAATCTGTGGCATTTTGGAAATGACCTTCCTGCTCATTTGTTTCCAGGTATTCCTCAGCTGGTGCTCCTCACTAAAGTAGATGAAGCCTGCCCACTGGTGAAAGAGGATgtgagaaacatttacaagagtGGCTACATTAAGGACATGGTGAGGATGGTTCTACAGGGAAAACAAACGTTTTTTAGTAAATATTTGAACATGGTAGAATTACCCTTTTCTGCACATTGTGATACAGATAATTCTACAACTctttacaactgtttataacttgcatagttcatatttcatatttctgtatagttttcatatttatatcctgttcatagcttgtacactcactacagcctgtacatacttatagttatggcatattcataacatacttcataccgtgtacattgtaacatacccataatagacccatATTTTGTACCGTCATACCTATaacagacccatttctgtaatatatctatatatctatgttATTGCTAATATCtatttgtaatatatctatattatggctaaagcacttctggatagATGCAAACTGCCTTTCgttgccttgtacttgtgacatgtgcaatgacaataaagttgaattctattctgttctattctagaTGCAGGAGGTCGGCTCCCGGCTCGGCGTGCCGTTGTCCTGCATCATTCCGGTGAAGAACTACAGCGAGGAGTTGGAGGTGGACACTGACTGTGACATCTTGTTGCTCAGCGCCGTCATTCAGATGCTTCGCTTTGTTGATAATTACTTTGATGAGCTCAGTGACCGAATGAGCAACATGCAAACCAAAGAGTAAGAAGAATTTAAAATGGCTCATTTACCTCCAGGTGACCCTGCACAGTGCTAGTTTACTGTGTTAGCGGGGTTACCGGGAAGGCAGAAAAGCTTCTTtctatatttgtttttcatgaagCAATCATTTTGATTAAAACTGACATAAAAACACGAAacaagtatttatttaaatacttaGATCTCTCTATCGATTCTATCAGCTGAATTCAAACCAGTCAAGTAAATTTCATTTCACCAGATTCCACTAAATGTACCATTTTACATTTACACTGTACTTGTGTAACAAAATTACACAGAAAATCAGAGGAATGACATCAAGGGTGTAGTTTACAATATGCCttaaaatcaagcatctagcCGTGCAGTCTGCCTCTACGAACATCTATGGAAGAGTGAGTTACAGTCTAAGTCTGAAGAGCTCGAGTGTGATACTTTGTATGTGACATTTCACACTTTACTGTGTAATCTAATTATATATTCTTGTggtattcaattttttttatttatttttttttattatttttttggggGCAAAAATGATACAAAATCTGTGTTCAGCAAACTCTGGTTTCTGATCCTGATGTTTGTCACACAGTTTGCGGGTTGTTGTTTGTAATCAAACTTCGATGTTTTACAATGAAGCACAAAATTACTGTAAGTCAAATACACAAAGTCCAATCTGGCCTACACTTCCTGGTTGATGAGAGTCCTGAACACATGCCTGGACACTTAGAGCACCACCTATTAGTATATTTGATGTACTCCTCCTCACACGTTGACCGCATCAACTGAGTCAAAGAGTTTTTATTCAGCAGCGCATCCTGGTGGCAATGCAACAAAAGTTGTTGCTTTGGTCCACAAAAAGCTTAAAAGGCAGTGAAACTTGTTACACATCTCAAATGTGATGAATTTCCCGACAGGCAGTCATGAGCTGCTGGATAGCGTAGTGATAGGACTACACACCTCTGGAGCGGGAGTCGTAAGTTCAATTCCCGCTTGGGTGTCTGTATCCAGTAACTAGGTACAACATACatgctacggcaagggggagccaggacgcCACGGCAGGGGGGGGACATATCATCACCCCCGCCCGAGATTGGGTACCGAGGATTCATGGAAGGACAAGACCCTGCACGGAGAAGAGTTTTTATTCAACAGCCTATTGTTATAACTGCATCCCAATGCTGTCATGTATATGTGTGCAACTGTTAAGTCATACCATGCTACGTCATGAAA encodes the following:
- the LOC116320218 gene encoding interferon-induced protein 44-like yields the protein MNTKLTKSRQRAICSELGRVRLQLLYKASVHGFTGEAFHQQCDHRSPTVSVGYNNSGFVFGGYTKQPFNQSGGFVNDDKAFLFTFTGEQLLKYPVTGPENAVKMIGNSGPYFGEALVLVHGSKPVAYSSPGDDYNFTAEEMHGNDLNLTECEVYQVEESTELERPWRTIMWESEKREELIESIKSYKPTVSSVTQARVLLIGPVGAGKSSFFNSVNSVFRGHVTSQAISGSSSTSLTTQFRSYSVKAGREGKPLPIILCDTMGLEESKGAGLDIDDLNSILKGHLPDCYQFNPSAPLHPEAHGYRKSPGLKHKIHSVVYVIDSCKISIMPTGLEEKLDAIRRKVNLMGIPQLVLLTKVDEACPLVKEDVRNIYKSGYIKDMMQEVGSRLGVPLSCIIPVKNYSEELEVDTDCDILLLSAVIQMLRFVDNYFDELSDRMSNMQTKEVCPTSRPMTAGIDPSTSAFPTRISTDGSAGWSL